The DNA sequence acgttaaacagtggccgCGGCGCTAACCCGAGtttacaggttatggagtcccctctcactaacgtgtgttgtttaatcctgtcggcggggctgggtgaggctcgtgggccaacaggactaacagcggggctggcaagggttgaaagttgaaacccgcttcacaaccggtacgtagcctgccgtgtgacgcttcccatgccgcggagcgggacagagacaaactcggcagcagccgccaatgggactaggctactactagcagttgctagccgacatgctaacaactgacaagcctggagtgcccgtagtatctaatgtgatgctaactgagagaagctgctactgactgtatgcacggtGACACCATCAGACCACCACAATTCTGATCTGTGCCTCCAGCTTATCACACAGACGCCGGCTGTGGTggatcagagctgcagagaaatTTCACACAGACGGAGGATTCCTGCACTCAGAGCCGCCTTAACCTAATGTTAGGCCCCGGGGCTTAGAGGTGTTGTAGGCCCTCCATCCCCTCGATTTATagagtctcattttaaaaaagcgtaatatctaggtaatctacatcacaaaatgcagtagtttctttcgagacatacaacagtgaattttccctctttgagccagaaaacaccaaaatattgttattaacatatcaCTGAACTCACTTGAGCATAAACACAACACGCTTTTTTTAACAACCACACACTTATGgtgataataaaaccaaaatgtgtgcaaatatgatttcaaacaatattatgaaaaacatcaccaaccatcatctgtctgcacaaacattgataataactaataacagcATAAGcgaagaacagcaacagatcaaagtAGAAGCCTCTCTCTGGCCTCAGGGGCCCTGTCAACCAATCACATGCTggatgtcaatcatccgcctacgtccctcccacaacttcctgttcctcaacaaccaaacttgctgcttggacactttcgtgacaaaagcctgtttttaccgtttcttctgcaccagacacaaagcaaacgtgacggcgatgttcgcgaaaaagcgtggcggacattatttaccctaagtccggttttggacgtgccaatgcgtccggtccgtcgcctcgggagatGCCGGGTAGATGCGgatagcagctaactgctagctggcagctagctacacacaaacatccacagattccagttccactttgttgtccgcgcgtccccggatctcctcagacccgaacagactcggtccggactcttttagtctcattaatccacagcagtcagtttagatgcacagaacagaacagaacgggaccgatgTTCCCGACGCATGTTTCTTCATGGAtttgtcgtgggcttgagctctgcagtgattggctctggtgcgcacgtggctccggtggctccggtggacaatgctcgtggaattggtaaagcatttatgaaataatttattaacggtatcattgcagtccaaacaaatgcgaagtcgtacaccattgaaccacgcagcagccatgttgaaactctcaggtcagtctgatcctgatccgcagagatatttgactaacacacacacacacagacagacagacagacagacagagattccctGCTTTAATAGAGAGATTTGGAAATTGACTGGCATTGAGTGAGGCCTGCGGGTCGCCAGTTGCCCCTGATCTAGACAACCATCTAAGCAAATGTGCAATTCTCTTAAAAAAATGCACAACCACAACAATTTAAAACCTGCACAACCTATAAATACAGTactttcttacctttttagAAGTGCTTTCGTCTGGTCTGCCGACATGTTAGCATCTTTACTTTGACAGGACTCCGGTCCCATTTTCGCCCAATAAGCGGCACTTTTGCATCAGTATTGTTTCCCCTGCGGCCCGGGTCACTGTTACATGGGTCTCCCCCTGACTGCTTTGCAGCCTGGTCCTCTCTCTGGGGCCCGtgtgctcccccctcctcctcccctccactgctgctcctctccagctaCATCCACCTGCGCGGCCTGCGCCTCCTCCGCTCCCTCCGGTTTGTGAGATAGCGAGCTTCCCCTGGTGCTGGctccatcttcagcagcagaTGGTTTAAATAAGCTTTGGGATCCTCttcagtaattatttttagcGCAACTCTTTATAgtaaatttttttcttttctgggcaCCACTCTCAAACGTTCTCCCCGacattttccactaaatgtCACTCAATCATAGAGGGACACGCCCCAAAACTAAGTATAGACATTCTGATAGGTCAGCCCACAGGCCAGAGGCTATGGGGCCACGTGGGTCACTCCTAATTTGGATCAATCAGCAGTCACGTAACGTGCGattagagtgattgacagaaaacctgacaagttacaaaacaatatgatcttttcagctCATCGTGAACCTGAACTTGGGAGGCCCCTGGGCTTCAGCCCAGGTAAGTCCGTGCATTAAAGCGGCCTTGCCTGCACTAAAAGGACAGAGTGACTGGggccactgtgtgtgttgtgtcgaTCATGAACTGAAGTGTCTCACTGAGACTGTTTGATAACTGATGAGCAGATGTGAGGTTAGAGAATAAAAGAAGTGAAGTGACAGAAAGAGTTGAGATGAGCTCACAGGTCTGTTACAGACTCAACATGTCCACtgacatcacacatcacacagctGAGGACACGTTACAGACACGTTAAGGACATGAGTTTGTCTCTACCTGACTCTAGGGGGAGGTCCTTGTAGATTTTACGATGGATTTCCATGTTTGATCTGCAAATCTGTTGATTAGCCTCAGCTTGTTGATAAGTTCCTTCCTGGTAGGTAATCCCTACAAAGTCAGGAACAGTAAGGACTCCTTTCTTGTTCTTGAAGTCTGCGTACCACATCACTTCACCATCCAGACCGTACATGTCCTCTCCATCAGACTCAGAACAGCCACCAACAGCAATGTCCTGATGaagaactgaaaacacaaacacaagatgatgtttacctgtctgtctctctgtctgtctgactgtctgtctgtctgtctctctgtctctctgtctgtctgtctgtctctctctgtctctctctctctctgtctgtctctctctctgtctctctgtctgtctgtctgtctctctgtctgtctgtctgtctctgtctgtctgtctctctgtctgtctgtctgtctctctgtctctctgtctctctgtctgtctgtctgtctctgtctgtctgtctctctgtctttctgtctgtctgtctctctctctgtctctctgtctgtctgtctctctgtctctctgtctgtctgtctgtctgtctctctgtctctctgtctgtctgtctgtctctctctctgtctgtctgtctgtctgtctgtctgtctctctctctgtctgtctgtctgtctgtctctctgtctctctgtctgtctgtctctctgtctgtctgtctctctgtctctctgtctctctgtctgtctgtctgtctctctgtctgtctgtctgtctgtctgtgtctctgtctgtctctctgtctctctgtctctctgtctctctgtctgtctgtctgtctctctgtctctctgtctctctgtctgtctgtctgtctctctgtctctctgtctgtctgtctgtctgtctgtctctctgagtgAGTGTAAAGAAACTTACCGTCAGCTGAGACACAGAGGACACAGGAGAGGACGAGGAccaccatcatcttcatcatcttcatcatcttcatcatcttcaacagcagctctctgtggaccagaaccagaaccagtctgtctctgtcagcAGTCTGTCTCTATGAAccagtctgtctctgtcagcagtcctcctcagactgacagaaactcagcagcagctgatctCTAACACAttagcagccaatcagagagcgtGATGTCATCAGTAACCAGGTAGAGACACTCTGCTGCTGatcacacatcagctgagacagacagacagagagacagacagacagacaggcagacagagagagagagagagagacagagagacagacagagagacagagacagagagacagacagacagacaggcagacagagagagagagagagagacagagagacagacagagagacagagagacagacagacagacagacagagagacagacagacagacagagagacagacagacagacagagagacagacagagagacagacagagagagagacagagagacagacagacagagagacagacagagagagagacagagagagaccctcttcagtgtgttttggtACTTTTATGattcctgaaaatgttttataacttttgatgaataaattaatttaaaatatgaaGTGATAAAATGGACAACAGTAGAATCAGAGACTTGAAGTCGTCCAGGTTCTTCTGGTGTAATGAAGGAGACTCATGTTACATGTTGCTCTGTACACTGAGCTTTTATTCATAAAGAGCATTTACAGATGTGAGCTGCTGTCTgttgctgcagcagagagacgaaGCTCCTCTTTAAACACACCAactccctctgctgctctgtggagACGACGTGgattagaatcagaatcagaatcagtattcctttattgtcccacaaacagggacatttgtttgctacagcagccaaaggacagcagtatttttttttttaaataaaggttcACAGTCCTGCTCtgagaatcagtgttcacagttctgaagtgaggctgcagagctgctgtcagaatcagtgttcacagttctgaagtgaggctgcagagctgctgtcagaatcagtgttcacagtttctgagtgaggctgcagagctgctgtcagaatcagtgttcacagttctgaagtgaggctgcagagctgctgtcagaatcagtgttcacagttctgaagtgaggctgctgAGCTGCTTGTCAGAATCAGTCAGGTGTCACAAGTTCTGAAGTCGAGGCTGCAGAgcctgctgtcagaatcagtgtttcacagttctgaagtgaggcatgcagagctgctgtcagaatcagtgttcacagttctgaagtgaggctgcagagctgctgtcagatatcagtgttcacagttctgaagtgaggctgcagagctgctgtcagaatcagtgttcacagttctgaagtgaggctgcagagctgctgtcagaatcagtgttcacagttctgaattgaggctgcagagctgctgtcagaatcagtgttcacagttctgaagtgaggctgcagagctgctgtcagaatcagtgttcacagttctgaagtgaggctgcagagctgctgtcagaatcagtgttcacagttctgaagtgaggctgcagagctgctgtcagaatcagtgttcacagttctgaagtgaggctgcagagctgctgtcagaatcagtgttcacagttctgaagtgagggctgcagagctgctgtcagaatcagtgttcacagttctgaagtgaggctgcagagctgctgtcagaatcagtgttcacagttctgaagtgaggctgcagagctgctgtcagaatcagtgttcacagttctgaagtgaggctgcagagctgctgtcagaatcagtgtcacagttctgaagtgaggctgcagagctgctgtcagaatcagtgttcacagttctgaagtgaggctgcagagctgctgtcagaatcagtgttcacagttctgaagtgaggctgcagagctgctgtcagaatcagtgttcacagttctgaagtgaggctgcagagctgctgtcagaatcagtgttcacagttctgaagtgaggctgcagagctgctgtcagaatcagtgttcacagttctgaagtgaagctgcagagctgctgtcagaatcagtgttcacagttctgaagtgaggctgcagagctgctgtcagaatcagtgttcacagttctgaagtgaggcttgCAGaactgctgtcagaatcagtgttcacagttctgaagtgaggctgcagagctgctgtcagaatcagtgttcacagttctgaagtgaggctgcagagctgctgtcagaatcagtgttcacagttctgaagtgaggctgcagagctgctgtcagaatcagtgttcacagttctgaagtgaggctgcagagctgctgtcagaatcagtgttcacagttctgaagtgaggctgcagagctgctgtcagaatcagtgttcacagttctgaagtgaggctgcagagctgctgtcagaatcagtgttcacagttctgaagtgaggctgctgagctgctgtcatcatgttcacagttctgaagtgaggctgcagagctgctgtcagaatcagtgttcacagttctgaagtgaggctgcagagctgctgtcagaatcagtgttcacagtcctgaagtgaggctgcagagctgctgtcagaatcagtgttcacagttctgaagtgaggctgcagagctgctgtcagaatcagtgttcacagttctgaagt is a window from the Sparus aurata unplaced genomic scaffold, fSpaAur1.1, whole genome shotgun sequence genome containing:
- the LOC115577694 gene encoding H-2 class II histocompatibility antigen, E-U alpha chain isoform X2, whose amino-acid sequence is MMKMMKMMKMMVVLVLSCVLCVSADVLHQDIAVGGCSESDGEDMYGLDGEVMWYADFKNKKGVLTVPDFVGITYQEGTYQQAEANQQICRSNMEIHRKIYKDLPLESDAPSSPVIYPRDEVELEVKNILICHVTGFYPAPVKFSWTKNGQKVTEGTSVNVPNINKDGTYNQFSKLDFTPQQGDFYSCSVSHPALKDPLTRIWDVEVC